One window from the genome of bacterium encodes:
- a CDS encoding tetratricopeptide repeat protein — MIRGIRQVTLLLSVLALALPVGAQDQLLGEPDERTGGLARTDDALAPLEPLADMPDLIPKEKAINAYNRGLEYRNKAWKLEEQAATAEGEKAAKKAAKAQKSYKEAIEQFRMAVKEVPDFHQALGSLGYALLKTGQYEEALAAYDRALAIGPRYPEAIEERGEAYLGLDRIEEAKGAYMKLFQIDRESAAELMIAMKRWLDERSSDADELSAETIEGFASWIEERS; from the coding sequence ATGATCCGAGGAATACGACAAGTCACTCTGCTGCTGTCAGTACTTGCTCTGGCGCTTCCAGTCGGAGCCCAGGATCAGCTACTTGGGGAGCCGGACGAGCGGACGGGGGGGCTCGCGCGGACCGACGATGCGCTCGCGCCCCTCGAGCCGCTGGCCGACATGCCCGACTTGATCCCAAAGGAGAAGGCGATAAACGCCTACAACCGGGGGCTCGAGTACCGCAACAAGGCGTGGAAGCTGGAGGAGCAGGCCGCCACGGCCGAGGGCGAGAAGGCGGCCAAGAAGGCGGCCAAGGCGCAGAAGTCCTACAAGGAAGCGATCGAGCAGTTCCGCATGGCGGTCAAGGAGGTGCCAGACTTCCACCAGGCCTTAGGCAGTCTCGGCTATGCCCTGCTCAAGACCGGGCAGTACGAGGAGGCGCTCGCGGCCTACGATCGGGCCCTGGCGATCGGCCCGCGCTATCCCGAGGCGATCGAGGAGCGCGGTGAGGCCTATCTGGGTCTCGACCGGATCGAGGAGGCCAAGGGCGCCTACATGAAGCTATTCCAGATCGATCGCGAGAGCGCCGCCGAGCTGATGATCGCCATGAAGCGCTGGCTGGACGAGCGGAGCAGCGACGCCGACGAGCTCTCCGCGGAGACCATCGAGGGCTTTGCGAGCTGGATCGAGGAGCGCAGCTAG